From a region of the Balaenoptera musculus isolate JJ_BM4_2016_0621 chromosome 15, mBalMus1.pri.v3, whole genome shotgun sequence genome:
- the FLRT3 gene encoding leucine-rich repeat transmembrane protein FLRT3, with amino-acid sequence MISPAWSIFLIGAKIGLFLQVAPLSVMAKSCPSVCRCDAGFIYCNDRFLTSIPTGIPEDATTLYLQNNQINNAGIPSDLKNLLKVERIYLYHNSLDEFPTNLPKYVKELHLQENNIRTITYDSLSKIPYLEELHLDDNSVSAVSIEEGAFRDSNYLRLLFLSRNHLSTIPWGLPRTIEELRLDDNRISTISSPSLQGLTSLKRLVLDGNLLNNHGLGDKVFFNLVNLTELSLVRNSLTAAPVNLPGTNLRKLYLQDNHINRVPPNAFSYLRQLYRLDMSNNNLSNLPQGIFDDLDNITQLILRNNPWYCGCKMKWVRDWLQSLPVKVNVRGLMCQAPEKVRGMAIKDLNVEQFDCKDSALVSTIQITTATPNTVHPAQGQWPAPVTKQPDMKNPKFTKDQRTTGNPARKTIVITVKAVTSDTIRISWKLVLPMTALRLSWLKLGHSPAFGSITETIVTGERSEYLVTALEPDSPYRVCMVPMETSNLYLFDETPVCIETETAPLRMYNPTTTLNREQEKEPYKNPNLPLAAIIGGAVALVTIALLALVCWYVHRNGSLFSRNCAYSKGKRRKDDYAEAGTKKDNSILEIRETSFQMLPISNEPISKEEFVIHTIFPPNGMNLYKNNHSESSSNRSYRDSGIPDSDHSHS; translated from the coding sequence ATGATCAGCCCAGCCTGGAGCATCTTCCTCATCGGGGCTAAAATTGGGCTGTTCCTCCAGGTGGCACCACTGTCAGTTATGGCTAAATCCTGTCCATCTGTGTGCCGCTGTGATGCCGGTTTCATTTACTGTAATGATCGCTTTCTGACGTCCATTCCAACAGGAATACCAGAGGATGCTACAACTCTCTACCTTCagaacaaccaaataaataatgctGGGATTCCTTCAGATTTGAAAAACTTGCTGAAAGTAGAAAGAATATACCTATATCACAACAGTTTAGATGAATTTCCTACCAACCTACCAAAGTATGTGAAAGAGTTACATCTGCAAGAAAATAATATAAGGACTATCACTTATGATTCACTTTCAAAAATCCCCTATCTGGAAGAATTACATTTAGATGATAACTCCGTCTCAGCTGTTAGCATTGAAGAGGGGGCATTCCGAGACAGTAACTATCTCCGGCTGCTTTTCCTGTCCCGTAATCATCTTAGCACAATCCCCTGGGGTTTGCCCAGGACTATAGAAGAACTCCGCTTGGATGATAATCGTATATCCACCATCTCATCACCATCTCTTCAAGGTCTCACTAGCCTAAAACGCCTGGTTTTGGATGGAAACCTGCTGAACAACCACGGTTTAGGTGATAAAGTTTTCTTCAACCTAGTCAACTTAACAGAACTGTCACTGGTACGGAATTCCCTGACTGCTGCACCAGTAAACCTTCCAGGCACAAACCTGAGGAAGCTTTATCTTCAAGATAACCATATCAATCGGGTGCccccaaatgctttttcttatcTAAGGCAGCTGTATCGACTTGATATGTCCAATAACAACCTAAGTAATTTACCTCAGGGTATCTTTGATGATTTGGACAACATAACCCAATTGATTCTTCGCAACAATCCGTGGTATTGTGGGTGCAAGATGAAATGGGTGCGTGACTGGTTACAATCACTACCTGTGAAGGTCAATGTGCGTGGGCTCATGTGCCAAGCCCCTGAAAAGGTTCGGGGAATGGCTATCAAGGACCTCAATGTGGAACAGTTTGATTGTAAGGACAGCGCACTTGTAAGCACCATTCAGATAACCACTGCAACACCCAACACAGTGCATCCTGCTCAAGGACAGTGGCCAGCTCCAGTGACCAAACAACCAGACATGAAGAACCCCAAATTCACTAAGGATCAGCGAACCACGGGGAATCCAGCAAGAAAAACAATTGTCATTACTGTGAAAGCTGTCACCTCCGACACAATTCGTATCTCTTGGAAACTTGTCCTACCTATGACTGCTTTAAGACTCAGCTGGCTCAAACTGGGTCACAGCCCAGCGTTTGGATCTATAACGGAAACAATTGTAACAGGAGAACGCAGTGAATACTTGGTCACAGCCCTGGAGCCTGATTCGCCCTATCGAGTCTGCATGGTTCCCATGGAAACCAGTAACCTCTACCTATTTGATGAAACTCCTGTTTGTATTGAGACTGAAACCGCACCCCTTCGAATGTACAACCCTACGACCACCCTTAATCGAGAGCAAGAGAAAGAACCTTACAAAAACCCCAATTTACCATTGGCTGCCATCATTGGTGGGGCTGTGGCCCTGGTGACCATCGCCCTTCTCGCTTTAGTGTGCTGGTATGTTCATAGGAACGGATCACTCTTCTCAAGGAACTGTGCATAcagcaaagggaagagaagaaaggatgaCTATGCGGAAGCTGGCACCAAGAAGGACAACTCCATCCTGGAAATCAGGGAGACTTCTTTTCAGATGTTACCGATAAGCAATGAACCCATCTCAAAGGAGGAATTTGTAATACACACCATATTTCCTCCTAACGGAATGAATCTGTACAAAAACAATCACAGTGAAAGTAGTAGTAACCGAAGCTACAGAGACAGTGGTATTCCAGACTCAGATCACTCACACTCATGA